The following are encoded in a window of Effusibacillus pohliae DSM 22757 genomic DNA:
- a CDS encoding gamma-glutamylcyclotransferase family protein: protein MISVFVYGTLLTGEVNHRVAAPYLHGVQPGCVRGRLYDVGVFPALVLDTKGYEIRGEWFDVTEEGLRTMDQLEGYHGPGQENLYERVWVSDVGNGRSGWVYVWPDSRGYPEISVGSWREYRSVRGVRA, encoded by the coding sequence ATGATCAGCGTGTTTGTCTATGGCACGTTGCTTACCGGAGAGGTCAATCACCGTGTAGCCGCACCGTATCTTCACGGGGTACAACCGGGCTGCGTACGCGGTCGGCTTTACGATGTGGGGGTATTTCCTGCACTGGTGTTGGACACTAAGGGGTATGAAATTCGGGGAGAGTGGTTCGACGTAACGGAGGAAGGACTTCGCACTATGGATCAGCTGGAAGGATACCACGGTCCGGGTCAGGAAAACTTGTACGAACGAGTATGGGTATCGGATGTTGGGAATGGACGATCCGGCTGGGTGTACGTGTGGCCAGATTCGAGAGGTTACCCGGAGATTTCGGTTGGGTCGTGGCGGGAGTATAGATCCGTTCGGGGGGTTCGTGCATAA